A stretch of the Geovibrio thiophilus genome encodes the following:
- a CDS encoding OmpH family outer membrane protein has translation MSKLTALVVAAVLMMSGTAFAKIGVVNFQKVLSTSDSGKSVYNKLKTKAAEFDTELEKLSKEITKLQNDFEKQANLLTPEAKDKKSAEINRLVREFNGAKKDYSNQLQRIEARYLKDIESEVLNITEKLGKELNYELIVEFQHAGVMYFSDKVDITDIVIERYNKEWNVKK, from the coding sequence ATGAGTAAACTTACGGCTTTAGTTGTTGCAGCGGTTCTTATGATGTCCGGTACGGCGTTTGCCAAGATTGGTGTCGTCAACTTTCAGAAAGTGCTCAGCACTTCGGATTCCGGCAAATCCGTTTACAATAAGCTGAAAACCAAAGCGGCAGAGTTTGACACTGAACTTGAAAAACTCAGCAAAGAGATTACAAAGCTTCAGAATGATTTTGAAAAGCAGGCAAACCTGCTCACTCCTGAGGCGAAAGACAAGAAATCTGCGGAAATCAACAGACTTGTCAGAGAGTTTAACGGCGCTAAGAAAGACTATTCCAATCAGCTCCAGAGAATAGAGGCGCGTTACCTTAAGGATATAGAGTCAGAAGTGCTTAACATTACTGAAAAACTTGGAAAAGAGCTTAATTATGAGCTGATAGTTGAGTTTCAGCATGCGGGCGTTATGTATTTTTCCGACAAAGTTGACATAACTGACATAGTTATCGAAAGGTATAACAAGGAATGGAACGTAAAAAAATAA